The genome window CTGCTTGCGGATAACCAGCTTATTCTTTTGCTCCTCGTCGTAGAGGTACTCGCCCGAAATAAAGGTGAGCCGCCCAACGGTGTCCTCGCGCAGGCCGTTGTTGTAGCGGTAGCTCAGGCCTAAGTTGTAGGCCGCGCCCTTGCGTAAGTGGCTGGCGGGCACCTTGGCCGTCACCTCGAACAGCACGTTTTCGCCGTTGCTTTCCAGCACCGTGGGCTGCACCGTAATTTCCTGCCCGGCCTGGGCGTTTTTCAGCACCTTCGATAGGGGAGAGCAGGCCGGTAGTAGGCCGCCAGTAATTAGTAGCGCCGCTGCCGGCAGGGTACGCAACAACAAAATTCTCATGAGCAGAAGGCAGGGGTAGCGCGAAATTCAGACAACAAACGGAAAAAGGCTGCCGACCGACGTATCTTGCGGGAGCTTTCCTGCGTAAGTGCTTGACACAGGCCGCAAATCATTGTATTTTGAAAGCAGGTTAGCCACCGCGGGCAACTGAAACAGCAGGAGTTATGAAACGACTAACCGACTTTATTGAGAAGCAGAGCTTCGGCGTCTGCGACGTCATCGGCAAGCGGGTTGGTTTTTCCACCAGCAGCGTTCGGCTTTCCTTTGTGTACGCATCATTTTTTACGTTTGGCTCGCCCATCGTACTGTACTTCGCTTTGGCTTTTTGGATGAACGTGCGCCGGGCCATGCGCCGGCAGCGCAGCACCGTCTGGGACTTGTAGCCTGCCACAGCCTCCGATTTACTGAACTTCCTGAAAAGCCCGCGCCGCTTCACCGCAGCCGCGGGCTTTTTTGGTAGCATACAAGGCTGCAACTCAGGTTAGCTGTTGCGGATTTAACTCCGAAAACCGGCGCTTGCCCTGCCCGAAATACGACCAGACCAGGCTACCCTGGTATACGCCCCTACGCTCAGTGGAGCGCAAGCGCGGCGGAAACCTCTGCCGCTGGGCACGCCAGTAGGAAAGCTGCCGCACGAAATGCCAGTGGGCCCGCAGAATAGCCTGAAAATCAGCAGTGGCACCTTGCAGCAATAGGCGCGCAGCAGCTACCCAATCTAAGGCCACTCGACTGATCATGACACCGGGCAACTCAGCCGAGTGGGTGTTTTTGTAGACTAAGGCCAGTCCGTTGCGGAAGTTGAGGTAGGTTTTGCGCGGGTTGGACTTGTGCAGCGTGCCACCGCCCACGTGAAACACGGTGGCTCCGCCGTGGTACCACACCTCATGGCCCGCATTCTGCAGGCGCCAGCACAAATCAATTTCCTCCATGTGGGCGAAGAAAGTTGGCTCCAGTCCGCCCAATTCGTGCCAGGCAGCGGCCCGTACCAGCATGCAGGCCCCAGTTGCCCAGGCCACCGGCCGCGGGTCGTCGTATTGGCCAGTGTCGGTTTCCAACGTGTCGAAAAGGCGGCCGCGGCAAAAGGGGTAGCCAAGCTGATCGAGGTAGCCGCCTCCGGCACCGGCATATTCAAACTGCTGGCGCTGCTCCGGCACCTGGCTGAACTGCCGTATTTTGGGCTGACAGGCCGCAACGCGCGGCTTGTGTTCCAGCAGTTCCCGCTGGGGCCGGAGCCAACCGGGCGTTACCTCCACATCGGAATTAAGCAGCACGTAGTAGCGGAAGCCGGAAGCTGCCGCGCCGCTCTGACTTAGTTCCAGCCCAACCCCGGCAAGTGCACTAGGGAATACCATGCAATTCTGCTCCCGCACTATGTCCAAGGCCATATTATAGCCCTGACAAAACCCCAGGTTGTCGGGCAACTGCAGTAGCCGCACCTGCGGAAACTCCTGGGCCAGCAAAGCCACCGAATCATCGGTGGAAGCATTGTCGGCTACAAATACGGTAGCACCATCGGAGTGCATCAACACAGAAGGCAGGAACCTTCTCAGAAAGTCCCTGCCATTCCAGTTAAGGATAACCACTGCTACATCGAGGCAGCTGTCCGTACTTGTTGGTGGCGGATTAGAGGCCAAAGCCGCCGAGGTCGAGGCCCGGAATGTTAGGAATCAGGCCAGCCGTGGAGTTTTTCATTTCTTCCTTGGCCTTCTCGCTGGCTTCCTCCATCACCTTGTTCACGGCTGCTACCACTAGGTCGGCCAGCATGTCACGGTCCTGGGGTTGCAGCAGGCTTTCATCAATTTCCAGCTTAAGCAGGCGGCGCTGGCCGTTGGCCGTGGCCCGCACCAGCCCACCCCCCGATTCGGCCGTGGCCGTAACGTGCTGCAGGTTGTCCTGGGCTTGCTTCATCTTGTCCTGAAGCTCTTTCATCTTGCCCATCATGCCCATCATATCAAACATCGGCGCGTTGTAGTTAAAGTGAGAAATAGGCGCGAAACAGCGTACGCGGCGCGCAAAGGTAGGCGCCAGCTCTCATACGGCGCCGCCAAGCCGGTGGCTACGTCGGTCTGGGTAACTAGCGTAGAATGGAGACTGTGCCGCTTTGGGCGCTCCGCTTGCCGGTTTGGTCCGTGGATTCAAAGCGCCACACGTAGGTGCCCGGCGCGGGTGGGGCCGAGCCGATGCGGCCGTCCCAGGTTTGGGTCCGGGAGGTGGCCTGGAACACCTGCTGGCCGTTGCGGTCCACTACCGTAAACCGAAAATTGTCGAGGTAGCGTCCTTTCAGCTCCAGCACATCATTCAGGCCGTCGCCATTGGGCGTGAAGGCCGTGGGCACAAACACCTTCACTGCCCGGGACACGGAGGCAACATTAGAATAGCTCGGAACCAGCAGCTGGCCGCCACCCGTGGCCTCAATGCGGTAGCGCACTACCTGCTGATCCTGGGGCGGTTGCAAATCCAGATACGTCAGTCCGGTGGCTACGGAGCGGGAACTCAGCACGGCATTCGTGGGCGAGAGAGTGAGCACCCGGTAGCTGACCGGAGCCGTGGGGTCGGGCCCGCGCAGGGCCGTCCAGGTGAGACGAATGGTGCTGCCATCGTCGGTGGCGGGCGTGGCCTCTAGCAGCACCGGACACACCGCTGGGCTTTCGGCGGAGCGGTTACCGCAGGCATCCAGAAACCGCACGGAGTAGCACACCGGGGTAGCAAGGGCCGGGCTGACCAGCGAATCGGTAACCGTGCGGGCCGCCGTGACGCGCAGCTCGGAGCCGTTACGCAGATAGGTGAGCTGGCTGTTAGGCGGGCTGCGCACCAGCAAGGCGCTCAGCTCTACCTGGTTGCGCAGGTTAAACGTAGCGGCCAAGCGGGGCGGTGTGGGAGCCAGGCCGGCAGTAGTGGTCAGGGCTACCTCATCGGAAACCGAGGTAGTGCTGCCCAGGGTTTGGCTGAGCCGGTAGCGGTAGGTAGTACCGCAGGAAGCCGTTGTATCCTCGTACTGGCTAGAGCCGGCCGGCAACGTAATTCGGATGGTATTCGGGCCGTCAGTGCGGGTTAGGGCGTAGCTGCCATTTCCCTGATTTGTCCAGCGCAGTATGTTGCGGCCGTTCTGGGAAGTACCCGTTAAACTCACGGAGCATACCTCCAGGGAAGGCGTACTGGCCACGGAAGGCTGACAAACATCCTGGAGCAAAAGTCGGTAGCAGCCCGGTAGAGGCGCATTGTTCAGGGTAAACGAGGTAGCGCTGCTGGGCACGGTAGCTACCGTGCGGTAGCCACCGGCGGCTGCGGCATCGGCTACTTGCAGGCGGTACTGGTACTCGGCTTGCAGGCCCGTAAACTGAAATTGCACGGCTCCGCCCTGCACGGTCATGGAAGTTAGGGTAGGCCGCTGAGGGGTAGGCAGGGGCGTAAAAGTTTGCGGGTTAGTACCCGCGCACAGGCTCGCAATGGCGTACTGGCCAATGACTTTCACTTGGTTCGAGCCGTTGGTGGGGTAAGTAGCCGGAGTGTTGCGCGCAGCAGCCACCGGGGCTCCGTTGCCGACCTGCACAAAATACTGGTCGTAGGTAGCGTCCGTGACGGTGACTTCCACGAACCCCGGGGCGCAGGTCGTCAGCGTGAACGTGGGAGCCGGAGTAGCTTTAACCTCAAAATTGCGCGAAAAAATGATGCCTTGACTACCCCCTTGCGGGCCCTGGGTGTTTTGGGTGATGACGAGCACGCCGGCGGCCGTGGGTGTAAACGAGGTGGCCGTATCCCGGAAGCCACTGCAGGTAATAGCCGAGCCGCGCTGGTAATAAATCTGGGCCGGGTCTAGGTTTTTGCCGCTGCAGTCCCGCAGCCGTACCGGACGACCCACGCACAGGTAAAAGGGCATTTCCTGGCCCGTAGCGGCATCGTAGGCCTTGAAACAGGCGCCCGAATTGGGTGTGGGCGCGCACTGGGCTAGGGCGCCAGTGTGCGCCCCCAGGCTGCCTAATCCCAGCATCAGCAGAAAGACAAGTAGTTTTTTCACTATCCCCATAACGAAGCAGCCGCGTAGTTGCGTCTACGCGCCAAGCGAAAGTAACAGGTTTCAGCTGGGAGCAAGCTGACTTGCTGGCTTTAGCCGGTTCTCCGCTTTTGAAGCTTTTTACGCCTTACCGCTCGGCTTTACTGCCACGCATAGGTGCGCACGAAGGCCGCGGCGGCGTGTAAATCAGGGTACAACACCCGATCCTGCGATACGAAGGGTACCTTCTCGCGGAAGTGGGCCATTACCTGTTCCAGGGCGGCACTGGTGCGAGCGGGCTGCCGGAATGCCAGGGCCTGGGTGGCGTTCAGTAGCTCAATGCCCAGCAGTTGCTCCACGTTTTCTACTACCCGGCGGGCCTTGGTGGCGGCATTGGCCCCCATGCTCACGTGGTCCTCCTGGCCGTTGCTGCTCACTAGGCTGTCGACGGAGGCTGGCGTACAAAGCTGCTTGTTCTGGCTCACGATGCCGGCGGCCGTGTACTGCGGAATCATCAGGCCCGAGTTCAGGCCGGGCTCCGCGACCAGGAAAGGCGGCAGGCCCCGCTGCCCGCTGATAAGCTGGGTGGTGCGCTGCTGGGATATGCTGCCCAGCTCGGCCGTGGCAATGGCCAGCATATCCAGGGCCAGGGCCAGGGGCTGACCGTGGAAGTTGCCTCCACTCAGGATGGCGTCGTCCTCGGGGAACAGGTTGGGGTTGTCCGTTACGGCGTTGCACTCGGTTTCTACTACCTGCTCCACGTAGGCCAGCGCGTCGCGGGAGGCGCCGTGCACCTGGGGCATGCAGCGGAAGGAGTAGGGGTCCTGCACGACGGTTTTGGCTTGCTGTTGCAGCGGGCTGCCCGCTAGCAGCTCCCGCACGCGTCGGGCCACCGTTAGCTGTCCGGCGTGGGGCCGAATCCGGTGCAGGCGCTCATCAAACGGCTCACTGCGCCCATCGAAGGCTTCCAAGGACAAGGCCCCAATAACATCGGCGGCGGCCAGCAGGCGGCGGGTGCGCAGCAGGCAATGCACGGCGTAAGCCAGCATAAACTGGGTGCCATTGAGCAAAGCCAGGCCTTCCTTGGCTTCCAACGTCAGGGGCGGCCAGCTAAACAAACTCATGGCATCCGAGGCGGCAAGGCGGTAGCTTTCGTAGTTCACCTCGCCCAAGCCCAGTAGTGGTAGGCAGAGGTGGGCCAGCGGGGCCAGGTCGCCGCTAGCACCCAGAGAGCCTTGCTGATACACCACTGGCAGCATGCCACGGTTGTAAAAATCGAGCAGGCGCTGCACGGTGCTCACTTGCACCCCGCTGTGCCCGTAGCTCAGGCTTTGGGCCTTGAGCAGCAGCATGAGCCGTACCAGCTCGGCCGGCACTTCCTCCCCGGTTCCGCAGGCGTGCGACATCATCAGGTTCACCTGCAGCTGCTGGCGCTGCCCGGCCGGAATGGCTTGGTTGCACAGGGCCCCAAAACCCGTATTGATGCCGTAAATAGCCGCATCCGGGGTGCGCTCCAGCCGGTCGTGCAGGTACCGGTGACAGGCGGCCACGCGCTGCCGGGCTTCCTCGCTGAGCACCACGCGGGCCTTGGAGTGCAGCAATTCCCCGATGGTTGTCAGGTTGAGGCGGGTAGAAGGAGTGAGGGCGAAATCCTGGGCCATGGGGGCGGAAGTGAGTGGGGCGCCTGCGTGAGAAAAGCGGCTAAATGAAGGGGGCAGCCGGTAGCTAAG of Hymenobacter sublimis contains these proteins:
- a CDS encoding PspC domain-containing protein — translated: MKRLTDFIEKQSFGVCDVIGKRVGFSTSSVRLSFVYASFFTFGSPIVLYFALAFWMNVRRAMRRQRSTVWDL
- a CDS encoding glycosyltransferase family 2 protein, with the protein product MVILNWNGRDFLRRFLPSVLMHSDGATVFVADNASTDDSVALLAQEFPQVRLLQLPDNLGFCQGYNMALDIVREQNCMVFPSALAGVGLELSQSGAAASGFRYYVLLNSDVEVTPGWLRPQRELLEHKPRVAACQPKIRQFSQVPEQRQQFEYAGAGGGYLDQLGYPFCRGRLFDTLETDTGQYDDPRPVAWATGACMLVRAAAWHELGGLEPTFFAHMEEIDLCWRLQNAGHEVWYHGGATVFHVGGGTLHKSNPRKTYLNFRNGLALVYKNTHSAELPGVMISRVALDWVAAARLLLQGATADFQAILRAHWHFVRQLSYWRAQRQRFPPRLRSTERRGVYQGSLVWSYFGQGKRRFSELNPQQLT
- a CDS encoding YbaB/EbfC family nucleoid-associated protein; translation: MFDMMGMMGKMKELQDKMKQAQDNLQHVTATAESGGGLVRATANGQRRLLKLEIDESLLQPQDRDMLADLVVAAVNKVMEEASEKAKEEMKNSTAGLIPNIPGLDLGGFGL
- a CDS encoding gliding motility-associated C-terminal domain-containing protein is translated as MKKLLVFLLMLGLGSLGAHTGALAQCAPTPNSGACFKAYDAATGQEMPFYLCVGRPVRLRDCSGKNLDPAQIYYQRGSAITCSGFRDTATSFTPTAAGVLVITQNTQGPQGGSQGIIFSRNFEVKATPAPTFTLTTCAPGFVEVTVTDATYDQYFVQVGNGAPVAAARNTPATYPTNGSNQVKVIGQYAIASLCAGTNPQTFTPLPTPQRPTLTSMTVQGGAVQFQFTGLQAEYQYRLQVADAAAAGGYRTVATVPSSATSFTLNNAPLPGCYRLLLQDVCQPSVASTPSLEVCSVSLTGTSQNGRNILRWTNQGNGSYALTRTDGPNTIRITLPAGSSQYEDTTASCGTTYRYRLSQTLGSTTSVSDEVALTTTAGLAPTPPRLAATFNLRNQVELSALLVRSPPNSQLTYLRNGSELRVTAARTVTDSLVSPALATPVCYSVRFLDACGNRSAESPAVCPVLLEATPATDDGSTIRLTWTALRGPDPTAPVSYRVLTLSPTNAVLSSRSVATGLTYLDLQPPQDQQVVRYRIEATGGGQLLVPSYSNVASVSRAVKVFVPTAFTPNGDGLNDVLELKGRYLDNFRFTVVDRNGQQVFQATSRTQTWDGRIGSAPPAPGTYVWRFESTDQTGKRSAQSGTVSILR
- the hutH gene encoding histidine ammonia-lyase, with the translated sequence MAQDFALTPSTRLNLTTIGELLHSKARVVLSEEARQRVAACHRYLHDRLERTPDAAIYGINTGFGALCNQAIPAGQRQQLQVNLMMSHACGTGEEVPAELVRLMLLLKAQSLSYGHSGVQVSTVQRLLDFYNRGMLPVVYQQGSLGASGDLAPLAHLCLPLLGLGEVNYESYRLAASDAMSLFSWPPLTLEAKEGLALLNGTQFMLAYAVHCLLRTRRLLAAADVIGALSLEAFDGRSEPFDERLHRIRPHAGQLTVARRVRELLAGSPLQQQAKTVVQDPYSFRCMPQVHGASRDALAYVEQVVETECNAVTDNPNLFPEDDAILSGGNFHGQPLALALDMLAIATAELGSISQQRTTQLISGQRGLPPFLVAEPGLNSGLMIPQYTAAGIVSQNKQLCTPASVDSLVSSNGQEDHVSMGANAATKARRVVENVEQLLGIELLNATQALAFRQPARTSAALEQVMAHFREKVPFVSQDRVLYPDLHAAAAFVRTYAWQ